The genomic stretch CAGCCTCTCCCAAGCCCGAATCCAGTACAGCGCTACCTTTCAGTGGAACAGCTTGCCCAAACCAAAAACGTGTTGATTCAGATAGCCCAAAGCGACGGCTTCCCCGCTGAGCTGAAGGACTTAAGAGAAGGAAAGTCAGTAGATAAGCGCTCCAAAATACGCCGACTCAATCCATTCCTAGGCCGAGAGGGGGTATTGAGGGTTGGAGGTCGGCTCAACTTATCTCAACTACCCTATCAAGCGCAACATCCCTGCTATTTGCCCAACATTATCATCACCAAATGTTTCACGCCGGAGGACGGCTCCTATTAAATGCCATTCGTGAAGAATTTTGGCCGCTGCAAGGCCGCAAGCTCGCTCACAACACAGTTCGTAGATGCTTCCGCTGCACTCGCCTCGATCCGGTACCTGCGCAACAACAAATCGGCCAATTACCTGCGCACAGAATAATCCCGAGCCGTCCATTTAGTGTTACGGGTGTCGACTATGCTGGACCGTTCTACTTAAAGCCGATACACAAACGGGCTGCACCTGCGAAAGCGTATCTGTGCCTCTTCATTTGCTTCGCAACAAAAGCGGTTCACTTAGAGCTAGTCAGTGATTTATCAACGCCAGGTTTCCTGCTAGCATTAAGGCGATTTATTGCTCGACGCGGTCGCCACATCCACTCAGACAACGGCAAAAATTTCGAAGGAGCCAAGAACGACTTGAACGAGCTGTTTGCCATGCTGCGAAAAAGTGAggagaatgaaaaaaatgcttcctCGTGCGCTGCAGAAGGAATCACATGGCATCTAACACCACCAAAAGCACCGCACTTCGGCGGCCTCTAGGAGGCGGCCGTGAAAGTAGCCAAGAAGCATTTGTACCGTCAGCTCGGTTCATCGCGTGTGTCGTTTGAAGATTTGTCCACTATTCTGGCCCAAATTGAAGCGCTGATGAATTCTCGACCCCGCTTCCAATGTCAGACGACCCGAACGATTTGGCTGCACTGACGCCCGCTCACTTCCTGATCGGTTCCAGTATGCTGGCCCTGCCCGACCCAGATCATCAACGATCCCTAGTAACAATTgtagttttatcaaagtttaatAGCGCATAATACTGCCAAaatagcgctataaaactttgataaaaccagttttgttacttgggatgttaCGTAATATGTTTAGTTTGTACATTTCGACCAGTTGAGCGAATACCGCCTGCATGCTACCAACGCGGCTACCCCCCACGACGGTGACAGAAACACTATTTCAGCTAATTTAGCTATAAAAAGGCAAGCGCAAATATAGGAGAACTGTCAGTACCGCAAAATCCGTGTTGTTGTTCTTGAGTGGATAGCTAAAAGTGGAAGTTAAAAAAGTTTGTACTTACCGCGAATGTAATACGCACCTGTGAATACCTGAAGAGAAAAACCTGTGAAAAAACCTTACCTGAAGGAACTTACCTTCGATCGTGTGGCCATGTGAAACGGATAGTGACGCCGGTGAGCAATCTTCTCTTAGTGAAACAGGCCGTTTTGTCGTTTCATAGGCTGAATCTTCTTTATTATAAGAAAGTGCAGCTGTTTCGATGTTTTCAGTTTCGGCTTCAGGAGTCTCGTCGAGGCCTTCAATGTCAATCAGACGTTCATTTGTTTCATAGTTCTCAGCTTTGTCTTCAGGATTAAATTCTTCTTTCTCAGCATAATCGCTATTCATCGGAGCTCGTTTGAGATCATTTATGCTTCACGTGTATTGGACTCCACGCATACTTCTAACAACTACTCTAGCTCCATCTCGAGAGAGCACtgtaaagcctgtatcagactaaccgttatAGCGGTTGACCGTTACCGTTCCGTtccttttcgaccaatcagagcacagcggtcgaccgtcgcttgttgttgttgtaaaaaatagaattatttctatttttgccgcctaccgttcccaacggttggcgaGTGCTGTCATTgccatggcgaaggcaaacgtgccttttcacacctacacaaattcacatttagagacatgtcaaataaaaatgtgtgtttctctttttggcacacacgacagccagtcaaaacattgatagcaccggcaacgctggttggcgatgtcaattttcgaccaatgcacactggcaaaaatgaatccaaattcccactaattaaaagtCGCTGGactggataccttaaatatagcatttcttatgtaaaataagccaataaatcgataggtgatattttcattctgtgcagggcacgggaaagggtctatgagtccaaaaatacgcaaaaatagggtgaaaagaggcgaaaaagaccatttcctgtgccctgtccaaaatgaaaccatcgccaatcaatttgttgaccaattttacataagaaatgctatattgcTCTGGATTCGACATTTTTTAGTAACTGTTGGTATGTATTGCTGCCGACTGTGTTCACGTCTGAGCCTGAGTCGATTAAAAAACTAACTTCCGTACCTGCTATGTCACCATTTATTTCACCACTTTCATTCAGATTCAACGAGTCACGAATCGTTGAAATGCCTACATTTATCAGTGTAGTTTTTGCTGTGTTTTCAGCATTATTCGGCGAGCTCTCGTTTAATGCGATTGAATTTTCGGACTGAgtaagtttatttatggaaaatCGAGTTCTGGCGTTCGATAAATCGTTctgaaaataaataacaataaccaatataaaCACTCCAACTAGatcatttaagtgttttgcgaGTTGTATGTTTATTGATTTTGAAATCAAATTTTGTCTCGAAAAATATGCTTTAGTTGTAAACAAATAATtcaatattagaaaaaaaaaaaaaacaaacaaaaaaaatcaagcgaGAAAAAGTAAGTTAAATTTATTTAGTTAACTGAGGACGGTGAACCCACGCTATCATTGGCTACTTCATCCTCGTCATGCTTAACGATGGCGATCTTCTTCGGCGAAGACTCCTTGTCATCGGTACTGATGCGTCGTTTCATTGGACCTGCTGATGGTATTCGACGGCAAGCGCGGGCCACATGTCCCATACATTGGCAATTATGGCATGTCACTTGAATAGCCCAACATTCCTTTGCGTTGTGCCAATTGCTCAAACACCTGCCACAACAATCTTTTTTGAAAGTCATCTGTCTACCATTTTCACGCTGGGTGAATCCCCTTCCTCTAGCACCTCTCCAGTTACTGCCATATGCTTGCTGACTATTTCGTTAACCCTCtaacgctcacaaggtttatcattaaaatttatagcttcacgagaaaattcaagctgaacactttgtagactaactgaaattactgtcaactgtagtattttgaagaaaatgcccagtgatgctttGAGGCAGCATAtgaaagtttatggaacaatcgtaagcacaacaaagtattttatgtcaagatatgatgattataatccttggtgctttagagtcaccatgagcgggaaagggttaatatTGCTGGTTTTCAATTAAGTCGATATGAAACTGCTCGTTCCTGGAACTGTCAATGGCGACAGCAGCCACCTGCACCTGCCGTTGGACTTGCTGATGATTAATAATGTAAATTTCTTCGTTCATTTGATCCATCTCTAAGGCCCGAACTTTATCAACCAACTCTGCGAGCTGTCCTCCTTTGCGTAGAAATTTTCTGGCCATTTCACGGACTCTGCGATTTGAAGCATGTACCTGTATGGAATCAGCTACCTGTTTCAGCAGAATATTTCTGTCGAAATCACAGAGTTTTGCAACTGCTATCACCTTTTTCACATACTTCGAATCTGACTCTACTACTTTTTGTCCCAGAGAGCTTTTGTCGTTGCATGAATGAGTAATCTCGTGAACCAAAGAATGAATCAAGCCGTTGAATAACATTTGAGTACGGTGCTGTAGGTGCGTCCGATGAATGCGAGCTTGATGCTTCTCCTTCGAGAATATCCAATAGCTTTGACTCtgcttttatttcaaatatattcatttttttaatttcatcggATACTCCAGCTAACTGCATTGATGCCTTCAGCAGTTCCTTCCATTGCTCATATGTTTTGCGATCGATCTCTTCTTCGCCGTCGCATGGCTTGTATTCTAGATTAAAGATTGCTCATAGATTCTATCACGAAATTTTGCTCATTGCTGGGATTATCTTCGCGCATGGTAGAATGCATTCTCACAAAACTACCTTCTGTGAAAGATTGCTCCAGTTGCTTTTTTTCAGTTCGAGCTTTCTAAGGTTTCGATCTCAAAGTACAGTTAACCTTTTTTTCGTCTTCAAGCTCTTTCGCCAAAGATACTGCATCTTTAGTCGTCGCTCTAGTTATTTTCctgtatttagttattttcctgtatttaacaaaaatttaacatttcaattatattcttctttttcaattttgtttaaatagaaaacttatatttataTCTTCAATCGTTCATTCATATTATTATAAATTCCAGATGTTATTAACTACCAGTTCGTTCAGATAGTTCACTTTATTTTGAACTGCAATATCGCACCAACCCGCTCGAGCATTGAAATTTCTTCTCTTGACCCATTGGATCGAATGAATGTGGAACGCATCAAACCTCGCAAGGATTGGATTATGTCAAGGATAGGATTATGTCCTGCGACCCACCGGGTCAAATGCTCTCTACGGAACGTACCAACCCGCTCGAGGGTTCGATTTTCTCGTCTGACCCACCGGGTCTACTTCCTAAACTAACGCACCAAACCTcttatggattggatttggccTCCGATTGTCCAATTCAAAGCATATGTAGATCGcagtttttgattgttttaaattgttttgttttttttttttttttcaattatccgGTAAAGAAAAAACCATCTGAATCTAGTGCGTATTTTATGGCACATATTATTTTACATCTAATTCATTCATAATTTCATTCAATCATTATTAATATTCACATAAAGACGATCAACAGTAGTACATTAAATAACGACACATTTTCGTAACTAGTAACATTTCTTCTACAAACGATTATAACTGCATTCTATCCACGCCATTTTCGAAGCACGTTTCACAAATTAAATCGCCTTTTTTTTTGCAGTCCGCACTTTACTTTCTTAGGCCGAGAAAATGCTTCTAATTTTATTTAAGCCCAGTACTTACTTTTTGTTGGGAGCGATTTGGTCATCCCAGACTTTGCCATTGTCGGATTTCTCCATTTTTAATCactcaatatttttttatttaaactggTCACTTCACAACGCGTCTACACTTTTTCACGTCTGTCTCGAAACTGAACCGGATTTCAGGACACTCGATGGTTAAGAAGAAACCCAAAGGACACTCATTGGTAAGAAGGGATACAGTGCTGCCACCTTGAAAAGTTTATTTAATGAGTGAGGCGCGTAGGAATCTGTGTGAGAGAAAATGCGAAGGAGATACTTCTCACAAAACTTTATTCATATTCGTATATGAGCGAGACCATTGAATGCCGTCAATGCGACTTGCTATTCATTCACTTTCAAACGATTAATTTATTCAATCGTAGGGTCGCTACACACTTATCGAAAACGTTTAATcctaaatttattatttattatgccgatttttcaaaacatttttatagTTCCTCTCGAGTATTTAAATCGCCCAATATATTATCCGCAATATTATCTACAGGtacaatatttaaaaacttgcagcgtgacggcgctgccGCCGCGTGCTTATCAACTAACTAGAATGAACATTAATGACTAACCCTGGCGCTTTTTGTTTAACTCAAAGtatatttattcatatttttatatggttacatatggtttacataataattgtttaGCCTTTTAAGGCTCTGCATCTTTGTTTTGAGGTTTGCTGGTTGCTTATTTCTATAGTTTTACATtatttgtgtagaattttacagTTTTTCCTTTATAGGActtgttttcaattgaaaagtaaattttcaTAACCTACTTAACTACTAATAACTAACTTAAAAATTAACTTAAAACTAAGGTACCAGCTCACGGATGATCTGGTGAAGTGACCTGGCGCAGGACTTTCTGAACCTAGTCAACGATGTTGTTATCCGTTCCTCCAGCACCTGAAGACCAGCCAGGCGATGGATCTCAGAGTTTCGTGTCCTCGGAGGGGTGTTTAGGATCAtacgtaatattttattctgaacaatCTGAAGTTTAAGATGGTGAGTTTTAGCGCAGCCCTCCCAAACAGACAAAGCGTACTCTATGACCGGTAAAATCATTTGCTTGTGAACGGCAAGCTTGTTGGTGAGGGAAAGGGTGGATTttctattaatgagaggatagaggGATTTGGTCAGTATGTTGCACTTGGTAACAGTTTTCTCTACGTGTGAACGAAATAGAAGCTTTTGGTCCAGGGAGAGACCAATATAGACAACCTcactcgaccattcgatggAAGTGTTATAAAGATGGATTCTCACATTGGCAGGTGGAACAAGTcgagttgattttgaatgcggAAATATAATAGCCTGGGTCTTAGCTGCATTTATGCAGATCTTCCAGCTGTTGAAATAGTCGGACAAAACATCCAGACCCTGTTGTAGTCTACGCGTCAAAGCTCTAATCACTTGACCTTTGTAGATAATGGCAGTGTCGTCTGCAAACATAGACAGGATGCCACCACCCGGAAGGGGAGTAGCATCTGAGGAAAATATGTTGAACAGGATGGGACCAAGAAGGCAACCCTGTGGGACCTCAGCATCTGTTGAATCGACACACCAAATAGTAATAATCACCTTCATTCTTGTTTACGGCCGTATCCAACATTCGTACGAAAGTATGGATTCGAATGAGTTCGAAAATTCCATTCTTGTTTACGTACAAAGCCCATACGAATCCATTCGTATCGCATACGAATGCGATACGTATGCGAAAAGGGTTGATGTCTATGCAAAAAGGGTTGATGTCTAGACTTAAGGGTTAGAatacagacggtgttatgaacagatatgcaaagagtgaggtcgaaaactccaagtgaaccatcaaatcgaggctccaagtgtgcaaagtaagcaaactcatgcgtgttacttttcgtacagaatgtgtgttgcgatcagtttaaattctgtgaatcacgtgcaattGCAAATTGCAAATGGtttcaacgaaaaatgtgttcgtcatgctcatgttatgagtgatgcattagaaattattataattgtatgaacaagcactgaaactcagtaatatatccatacaaagtttcgaaatttcattacaattTCTAGTGCGtgtgaaaagtcatgcgaaaataaatgtggttgccagaattgtttaaaatagaatattagcaaagtgttgccatatttactgcttttctctttgcgtatctctttataacacagtctctaggtTAGAAAAGGTTTAAACGTCAGGAGGGAAATGTCAAGTGTGTCAAGCTGGTTGAGCGAGGCTCCTGACAGCGAACATATTTTactaattaaaaattaaatatgttTCCATTATGCTTTACATAATAAAAAAGTCTTTTTTGTTGAGGACCAATATTAGTTAACGTATGCTTAACACACAAGATAATCGCGGTTATTTAAAATTTCACtttcaaaaatgaaatttgtttggCGAAATATCAAACTGGAACCAAACTTACAAACTCCGATGCAAAAACATAAGCGCGTCATGAGCCTGCATGATGCATTTAAGTTTGATTATTTACATTTTGTAATCGTCATGGAAAATATCGTGCAAGAAGTTTATTCgcgtttttttatgtttctagTAAAATAGTCTTGTGGTGATCGAGTGCAAATCGACGACATGGGTTGTGATGTGGTAGGAGTAATTTATTGTTATTAAAAGTGACCGTCGCCGTTgttgttttcgattatttgtGGCGGCAGAAAAATAATTATCGTCAGTGTCAACTTTAAAACTGAACCTAATGAAACTGATAGTGATACGGTAATTGTGCCATCGAAATCAGACAAAAATCGAACAAAACTAGCTAACTTGTTTGTGTTCTACAAGTTTCTTTTCGTCATACTCCGAGAAC from Wyeomyia smithii strain HCP4-BCI-WySm-NY-G18 chromosome 3, ASM2978416v1, whole genome shotgun sequence encodes the following:
- the LOC129728784 gene encoding uncharacterized protein LOC129728784 yields the protein MPFVKNFGRCKAASSLTTQFVDASAALASIRIIPSRPFSVTGVDYAGPFYLKPIHKRAAPAKAYLCLFICFATKAVHLELVSDLSTPGFLLALRRFIARRGRHIHSDNGKNFEGAKNDLNELFAMLRKSEENEKNASSCAAEGITWHLTPPKAPHFGGL